From one Streptomyces sp. R41 genomic stretch:
- a CDS encoding sensor histidine kinase, which produces MTVLNSWRRQGRARNRAVDALGVAVLCVLSVVAASVDPHQHQFVLRWPAVVLAAVGCSALLWRHRHPFGVLAVAVGCGVIFPVLGFRESPLVTSPVLVSVYNVAVRTDRRTAWTAAAVSAAVMVGAVAVWSSNSWLDPDNVATLAWTALPAAVGDGLRSRRAYVAAVEERAEHAERTREQEAQQRVAAERVRIARELHDIVAHHIALINAQAGVAVHLVDQRPEQILTALENIRDTSRSALDELRVTVGLLRQSDDPVAPRDPMPGLAQVPALLASFERAGLAVSHTRRGTTEALEPAVDLAAYRIVQESLTNVRKHAGADHARLFLHYEHERLTITVEDDGCARPHHPHPGAGHGLIGMRERATTIGGTLYAGPRPEGGFTVTAELPLRPGCPSPALDRRNEHDDSRTACR; this is translated from the coding sequence ATGACGGTGCTCAACAGTTGGAGGCGGCAGGGGCGAGCCCGGAACCGCGCGGTCGACGCCTTGGGCGTGGCTGTGCTGTGCGTACTGTCGGTCGTGGCTGCCTCGGTCGACCCGCACCAGCACCAGTTCGTGTTGCGCTGGCCCGCCGTGGTGCTGGCTGCCGTCGGCTGCTCCGCGTTGCTCTGGCGACATCGCCACCCGTTCGGCGTACTGGCCGTCGCCGTTGGCTGCGGTGTGATCTTCCCGGTGCTCGGGTTTCGGGAGAGTCCACTGGTGACAAGCCCGGTTCTGGTGTCCGTCTACAACGTCGCCGTGCGGACCGACCGGCGCACCGCCTGGACCGCGGCGGCTGTCTCGGCTGCCGTCATGGTGGGCGCTGTCGCGGTGTGGTCCTCGAACTCCTGGCTGGACCCGGACAATGTCGCGACGCTGGCCTGGACGGCTCTGCCGGCCGCCGTCGGGGACGGGCTGCGCTCACGGCGCGCCTATGTGGCGGCCGTCGAGGAACGGGCGGAGCACGCCGAGCGCACCCGCGAGCAGGAAGCACAGCAGCGAGTGGCGGCCGAACGCGTCCGGATCGCACGCGAGCTGCACGACATCGTCGCCCACCACATCGCTTTGATCAACGCTCAGGCAGGCGTCGCCGTCCATCTGGTGGACCAGCGCCCGGAACAAATCCTGACGGCACTGGAGAACATCCGGGACACCAGCCGCTCCGCGCTGGACGAACTACGGGTGACCGTAGGCTTGCTGCGGCAGTCCGACGATCCGGTGGCGCCCCGCGACCCGATGCCGGGCCTTGCGCAAGTACCAGCACTTCTGGCGTCGTTCGAACGCGCCGGGCTGGCCGTGAGCCACACGCGGCGGGGCACCACCGAAGCGCTGGAGCCGGCGGTCGACCTGGCCGCGTACCGCATCGTGCAGGAGTCCTTGACCAATGTGCGCAAGCACGCCGGGGCCGACCATGCCCGGCTGTTCCTGCACTACGAGCATGAACGGCTGACGATCACTGTCGAGGACGACGGGTGCGCCCGACCGCACCATCCTCACCCGGGGGCCGGTCACGGGCTGATCGGGATGCGTGAGCGGGCCACCACGATCGGGGGCACGCTGTATGCGGGACCGCGCCCCGAGGGCGGGTTCACCGTGACCGCCGAACTGCCGCTGCGCCCCGGCTGCCCCAGCCCGGCACTGGATCGGAGAAATGAGCATGACGATTCGCGTACTGCTTGCCGATGA
- a CDS encoding response regulator, whose amino-acid sequence MTIRVLLADDQALLRGTFRMLFDATDDMETVAEASHGREAVELAATQRPDVVLMDIRMPEMDGLEATRLITESEDLADVKVLILTTFEDDEHVAEALRAGASGFLGKGARPEELLDAVRTVADGEALLSPSATRALITRFLAQPDPCPVAVHERLESLTPRERDVTSLVALGLSNDEIAERLFVSPLTAKTHINRAMTKLAARDRAQLVVIAYQCGLVSPATEPDRSQHPA is encoded by the coding sequence ATGACGATTCGCGTACTGCTTGCCGATGACCAGGCGCTGCTGCGGGGCACCTTCAGAATGTTGTTCGACGCCACGGACGACATGGAGACCGTGGCCGAGGCGTCCCACGGCCGCGAGGCAGTCGAGCTGGCGGCCACACAGCGCCCGGATGTGGTTCTGATGGACATCCGCATGCCGGAGATGGACGGCCTCGAGGCGACGCGGCTCATCACCGAGTCCGAGGACCTCGCAGATGTGAAAGTGCTCATCCTGACCACCTTCGAAGATGACGAGCACGTCGCCGAGGCACTGCGTGCGGGTGCGAGCGGCTTTCTCGGCAAGGGTGCGCGACCCGAGGAACTCCTCGATGCCGTCCGCACGGTCGCAGACGGCGAGGCGCTGCTGTCCCCGTCAGCGACGCGAGCGCTGATCACTCGATTCCTGGCCCAGCCGGATCCGTGCCCGGTGGCCGTACATGAGCGGCTGGAGAGCTTGACGCCACGGGAACGCGACGTCACGAGCCTCGTCGCACTGGGCCTGTCGAACGACGAGATCGCCGAGCGCCTGTTCGTCAGCCCGCTGACAGCCAAGACCCACATCAACCGGGCCATGACCAAGCTGGCAGCCCGTGACCGCGCCCAGCTCGTGGTCATCGCCTACCAGTGCGGGCTGGTCAGTCCGGCCACGGAACCGGATCGCTCCCAGCACCCCGCATAA
- a CDS encoding zf-HC2 domain-containing protein, giving the protein MIEALCLTKKSDEKTAVEECRTVRELLAGHGLKTLASDEASGVRAHLASCDACRDEYECLAAVPAHLSLLRDALACGKGRNTRTHTATRADCSHASRRHRRPHRATLTTQLTLSQWVNKTTSCLG; this is encoded by the coding sequence ATGATCGAAGCCCTTTGCCTGACCAAGAAGTCCGACGAGAAGACGGCCGTCGAGGAATGCCGCACGGTCCGTGAACTACTGGCCGGACACGGACTCAAGACCCTCGCATCCGATGAAGCAAGCGGGGTGCGGGCTCACCTGGCAAGCTGCGACGCATGCCGGGACGAGTACGAGTGCCTCGCAGCCGTCCCTGCGCATCTATCTCTTCTGCGCGACGCCCTGGCCTGCGGCAAAGGCCGAAACACGCGGACGCACACGGCCACCCGTGCCGACTGCAGCCACGCATCCCGCCGCCACCGCAGGCCACACCGCGCGACCCTGACCACGCAGCTCACGCTGTCTCAATGGGTCAACAAGACCACGTCGTGCCTCGGGTGA
- a CDS encoding acetyl-CoA synthetase, whose protein sequence is MPGTTPSASAGSCAAGHTQVTVSPGDAVEQRLCVRPGTVVSLVLRPRTDDKRWTAVQSSAPVFVLASGWQVAADGTARASLRCAGTRGGTAVITALAKAPDVAGAARAAFTLHVSVVPYPTNG, encoded by the coding sequence GTGCCGGGCACCACGCCCTCCGCTTCGGCGGGGAGCTGTGCCGCCGGGCACACGCAGGTCACCGTCAGCCCCGGTGACGCGGTCGAACAGCGGCTGTGCGTGCGGCCCGGGACCGTGGTGTCCCTCGTCCTGCGGCCGCGAACGGACGACAAGCGGTGGACGGCCGTGCAGAGCTCCGCGCCGGTTTTCGTCCTGGCGTCCGGATGGCAGGTGGCCGCGGACGGCACGGCCCGCGCCTCGCTGCGGTGCGCGGGCACCCGGGGTGGTACGGCCGTGATCACCGCGCTGGCGAAGGCGCCGGACGTGGCGGGCGCGGCACGCGCCGCCTTCACCCTTCACGTGAGTGTGGTCCCGTACCCGACGAATGGGTGA
- a CDS encoding LacI family DNA-binding transcriptional regulator codes for MGSTEDRRMTGTGRPTSRDVARLAGVSHTAVSFVFNGRAEGNLSLATQERIRQAAAQLGYRPDPVARGLRRRRTAVIGLITDEIASSPFAGRLLRGAMETAWDSEHLILTVDSGGDPAKEDAAVAELLDRRVDGIIYAAMSLRRVRVPEGLHRTHSVLANCLPEDNSLPAVIPAERAGGRTAARLLLDQGHQRIALVGGLDDIASVERLRGFRDALRAEGITVPKEWVVRTGGEISSGYEGAARLLEGAAVDRRPTGIFCYNDRVAAGVLHAATRLGIAVPDDLSVVGYDDQEHMAAFLAPPLTTVALPHRAMGEAAARLLLDAIDTGRTPPTATRRIACPVISRASVGPAPTP; via the coding sequence ATGGGCAGCACCGAGGACAGGCGCATGACGGGTACCGGGCGTCCCACGTCCCGGGACGTCGCCCGGCTCGCCGGTGTGTCGCACACCGCGGTCTCCTTCGTGTTCAACGGCCGCGCCGAGGGCAACCTCTCGCTCGCCACCCAGGAACGCATCCGCCAGGCCGCGGCCCAGCTCGGCTACCGCCCCGACCCCGTTGCCCGCGGCCTGCGCCGCCGTCGTACCGCCGTGATCGGCCTGATCACCGACGAGATCGCCTCTTCGCCCTTCGCGGGCCGGCTGCTGCGCGGCGCCATGGAGACCGCGTGGGACAGCGAGCACCTGATCCTGACCGTCGACTCCGGCGGCGACCCGGCCAAGGAGGACGCGGCGGTCGCCGAACTCCTCGACCGCCGCGTGGACGGCATCATCTACGCGGCCATGTCCCTGCGGCGCGTCCGCGTCCCCGAGGGACTCCACCGCACCCACTCCGTCCTCGCCAACTGCCTGCCCGAGGACAACTCCCTGCCCGCCGTCATCCCCGCCGAACGCGCCGGAGGCCGTACGGCTGCCCGCCTGCTCCTCGACCAGGGACACCAAAGGATCGCTCTGGTCGGCGGTCTGGACGACATCGCGTCGGTCGAGCGCCTGCGCGGCTTCCGGGACGCGCTGCGGGCGGAAGGGATCACCGTCCCCAAGGAATGGGTCGTACGGACCGGAGGCGAGATCTCCAGCGGCTACGAGGGCGCGGCGCGGCTGCTCGAGGGGGCCGCCGTCGACCGGCGCCCCACCGGAATCTTCTGCTACAACGACCGGGTCGCGGCGGGTGTCCTGCACGCCGCGACCCGGCTCGGGATCGCCGTTCCCGACGACCTCTCGGTGGTGGGCTACGACGATCAGGAGCACATGGCAGCCTTTCTCGCGCCGCCCCTCACCACGGTCGCGCTGCCGCACCGCGCGATGGGCGAGGCCGCCGCACGGCTGCTCCTCGACGCCATCGACACCGGCCGGACGCCCCCCACCGCCACGCGGCGCATCGCATGCCCCGTGATCAGCCGCGCGTCGGTGGGACCTGCTCCCACCCCATGA
- a CDS encoding glycoside hydrolase family 32 protein: MNHDPHAPRFRVRPPANWINDPNGPFRWRGRHHLFYQHNPDAPLHANIHWGHVSSPDLAHWDHHRVALTPTPGGPDEAGCWSGCVVDDGGVPTAVYTGVDRHHTGLGTICLARAADPDDATLTEWKPLPTPVVTGPPPGTDVVMFRDPFVFLSGGRRWALVGAGHADGTPSVLLYDCDDLADWRFARVLADGNDPVAAAAFGDKPVGWECPQMYATASGEWALVVSLWDGDPCATGYLTGRLQPYGEGELRFDARAGGLLDHGRDFYAPAVLQEADRALLWGWSWEAREQSEAVRAGWAGVLTAPRVVDVHPDGALRVAPAQELELLRAAEPFVTAPGRAALPEAYDLNVTARARTTVSLLRSAAGQELTVLLDPEAGTVTLDRGGWPRTGAEAAPSIEVRVPPGDELRLRVLVDGSLYELFVDDRATITERVYRRPDDVLELVVTGSAAVMGWEQVPPTRG; this comes from the coding sequence TTGAACCACGACCCCCATGCGCCTCGCTTCCGGGTCCGTCCGCCCGCCAACTGGATCAACGACCCGAACGGGCCCTTCCGTTGGCGCGGCCGCCACCACCTCTTCTACCAGCACAACCCGGACGCACCGTTGCACGCGAACATCCACTGGGGCCACGTCTCCAGCCCCGACCTCGCCCACTGGGACCACCACCGGGTCGCACTCACCCCGACGCCCGGCGGCCCGGACGAGGCGGGCTGCTGGTCCGGGTGCGTGGTCGACGACGGGGGTGTGCCGACCGCCGTGTACACGGGCGTCGACCGCCACCACACCGGCCTCGGCACGATCTGCCTGGCGCGGGCGGCGGACCCCGACGACGCCACGCTCACCGAGTGGAAGCCGCTGCCCACGCCGGTGGTGACCGGCCCGCCGCCCGGTACGGACGTGGTGATGTTCCGCGACCCGTTCGTCTTCTTGAGCGGCGGCCGGCGCTGGGCGCTCGTGGGGGCAGGACACGCCGACGGTACGCCGTCGGTGCTGCTGTACGACTGCGACGACTTGGCCGACTGGCGATTCGCGCGGGTCCTGGCCGACGGCAACGACCCTGTCGCGGCCGCGGCGTTCGGCGACAAGCCGGTCGGCTGGGAGTGCCCGCAGATGTACGCGACGGCGAGCGGGGAATGGGCGCTGGTGGTGTCACTGTGGGACGGAGATCCGTGCGCCACGGGCTACCTGACGGGACGTCTGCAGCCATACGGCGAGGGAGAGTTGCGTTTCGACGCGCGGGCCGGCGGCCTCCTCGACCACGGCCGGGACTTCTACGCGCCCGCCGTGCTCCAGGAGGCGGACCGGGCCCTGCTGTGGGGCTGGTCCTGGGAGGCACGGGAACAGAGCGAGGCCGTGCGCGCCGGATGGGCCGGCGTCCTGACAGCGCCCCGGGTGGTGGACGTACACCCGGACGGGGCGCTGCGGGTCGCCCCGGCCCAGGAGCTCGAACTGCTGCGCGCCGCCGAGCCGTTCGTCACCGCACCGGGCCGGGCCGCGCTCCCGGAGGCGTACGACCTGAATGTCACCGCTCGCGCCCGGACCACCGTAAGTCTGCTGCGGTCCGCCGCCGGCCAGGAGCTGACTGTCCTCCTGGACCCGGAGGCGGGCACCGTGACGCTGGACCGTGGCGGCTGGCCCCGGACGGGGGCCGAGGCGGCCCCGTCGATCGAGGTACGGGTGCCACCCGGGGACGAGCTCCGGTTGCGGGTCCTCGTCGACGGCTCCCTGTACGAGTTGTTCGTCGACGACCGGGCCACGATCACCGAGCGGGTCTACCGGCGCCCCGACGACGTACTGGAGCTCGTCGTGACGGGATCGGCGGCCGTCATGGGGTGGGAGCAGGTCCCACCGACGCGCGGCTGA
- a CDS encoding carbohydrate ABC transporter permease yields the protein MSQATLSLSRTRHSLAPWARIAGLTVCALLTLGPVIWTVSTSLRTPAESFDLPPRIIPTHPTTEAYHGVFDQIDVWLLALNSTLVTALIAVGQMITAGLAGYAFARLEFRFKKPLFGLVLATMMVPLQVTIVPVFLVLKSMGLTDTLLGLIVPAFPTAFGTFLMRQYFLGMPKDLGEAAMLDGAGPWRIFRSVYAPLAAPGLAIVGVLAFNYHWNEFFRPLILETSSQNYTLPLGLVSLQGNLGTGSISVVLAGVVLSMIPAVAVFVVGQRPLREGITSAGVNR from the coding sequence ATGAGCCAAGCAACGCTGTCCTTGAGCCGTACGCGGCACTCACTCGCGCCCTGGGCACGGATCGCCGGGCTGACCGTGTGCGCCCTGCTGACGCTCGGGCCGGTCATCTGGACCGTTTCCACCTCGCTGCGCACCCCGGCCGAATCCTTCGACCTGCCGCCGAGGATCATCCCGACGCATCCCACCACCGAGGCGTACCACGGGGTCTTCGACCAGATCGACGTATGGCTGCTCGCCCTCAACTCCACCCTCGTGACCGCGCTGATCGCCGTGGGCCAGATGATCACGGCGGGGCTGGCCGGATACGCCTTCGCACGCCTCGAATTCCGTTTCAAGAAGCCGCTGTTCGGGCTCGTGCTGGCGACCATGATGGTGCCGCTGCAGGTCACCATCGTGCCGGTGTTCCTGGTCCTGAAGTCGATGGGTCTCACGGACACCCTGCTCGGCCTGATCGTCCCGGCCTTCCCGACCGCGTTCGGCACCTTCCTGATGCGCCAGTACTTCCTCGGCATGCCGAAGGACCTGGGCGAAGCGGCCATGCTCGACGGCGCCGGGCCCTGGCGGATCTTCCGGTCCGTATACGCGCCGCTTGCCGCACCCGGCCTCGCCATCGTCGGTGTGCTGGCCTTCAACTACCACTGGAACGAGTTCTTCCGGCCACTGATCCTCGAGACGTCCAGCCAGAACTACACACTGCCGCTGGGCCTGGTCTCCCTCCAGGGCAACCTCGGCACCGGTTCCATCTCGGTGGTCCTCGCTGGTGTCGTCCTCTCCATGATCCCCGCCGTCGCGGTGTTCGTCGTCGGCCAGCGCCCTCTCCGCGAGGGCATCACCTCCGCAGGAGTCAACCGTTGA
- a CDS encoding carbohydrate ABC transporter permease, with amino-acid sequence MTNTRIPAVRPRPAAPAAVAPRPSARDRGTRLLAALFLAPTIVGIVVFTVVPIAGSVVLSLFHWNVIDSPSFAGAANYREVLGDSTVLVSFRNTLVFMVFAVALQLLIALVLALAVNGRMPVWLRSVFRSAFFFPLVLSAASISVVMKYLFNQDFGVVNWLLGLIGIAPVPWLTSENSAMAAVILVYVWQQFGFSFLLFVGGLNNIPKEIHEAAALDGATGLRKHLTVTLPLLSPTLLVASVVGIINALQVFEQPYVLTNGGPGDSTRTVVMVIYENAFEQLRFGEASAVGVLLFVLIMAVTALQFRLSRRFVHYQ; translated from the coding sequence ATGACGAACACCCGGATCCCGGCCGTACGGCCACGCCCCGCGGCACCTGCCGCCGTCGCGCCACGGCCCTCCGCGCGCGACCGCGGCACCCGGCTGCTGGCCGCGCTGTTCCTGGCGCCGACGATCGTCGGCATCGTCGTCTTCACGGTCGTCCCGATCGCCGGTTCGGTCGTCCTCAGCCTCTTCCACTGGAACGTGATCGACTCACCGAGCTTCGCCGGGGCCGCCAACTACCGTGAGGTGCTGGGCGATTCGACCGTGCTGGTCTCCTTCCGCAACACCCTGGTGTTCATGGTGTTCGCGGTGGCACTGCAGTTGCTGATCGCCCTGGTGCTGGCCCTGGCCGTCAACGGGCGAATGCCGGTGTGGCTGCGGTCGGTGTTCCGCTCGGCGTTCTTCTTCCCGCTGGTGCTGTCCGCGGCGTCCATCTCAGTGGTGATGAAGTACCTGTTCAACCAGGACTTCGGGGTCGTGAACTGGCTGCTCGGTCTCATCGGGATCGCCCCGGTGCCGTGGTTGACGTCGGAGAACTCGGCGATGGCCGCCGTCATCCTCGTCTACGTCTGGCAGCAGTTCGGCTTCTCCTTCCTGCTGTTCGTCGGAGGCCTGAACAACATCCCCAAGGAAATCCACGAGGCCGCCGCCCTGGACGGCGCGACCGGCCTGCGCAAACACCTCACCGTCACACTGCCCCTGCTGTCGCCCACGCTGCTGGTCGCGTCGGTCGTCGGCATCATCAACGCGCTCCAGGTCTTCGAGCAGCCGTACGTCCTCACGAACGGCGGGCCCGGCGACTCCACCAGGACCGTCGTGATGGTCATCTACGAGAACGCCTTCGAGCAGCTTCGGTTCGGCGAGGCGTCCGCGGTGGGCGTGCTGCTGTTCGTGCTGATCATGGCGGTCACCGCCCTCCAGTTCCGGCTCAGCCGGCGTTTCGTCCACTACCAGTGA
- a CDS encoding extracellular solute-binding protein has product MTDSHLPRRTLLRYGAYGAGAAALAGTAASWDRLTGADIPGRDDGSLVVATLGSAFDQAAVRTLSEGFRKLHPDIRLRINAVQAVDWSDFFAKILTQIAAGSAPDLVYVATEGVQLFAQRLGVPLDRWVKRDAAELREYFADVHPSLVESMMYEGSLYQLPVEFNAADMYLNKQVLKRAGADLPPADWTHDDFTALLRDMKRSSGSHFTPYFWTNRLWGGVVPWLFANGTNLLAESKAPGGSWLWDTFYPAAERRGRGGGFRWTTPQATGIRVEEAYDYLASLIQEDLCTRPEGGNGSNLVGVFSTGRVGVTPAGGFWAGGLHLAGMKPTGYDVQYFPRWRTQRHQFGAAGYALLRTSKKQDEAWQFIKYAARKDTLTQLFQGNQTTPARRSMLTGARYQETGPAHWQVFYDTLDKFPDTGPIPAPPQVAEVEQVLLKHTGTALASPRTVRPALRRMQDDLEKAMERDV; this is encoded by the coding sequence ATGACCGACTCGCACCTCCCCCGCCGCACTCTGTTGCGGTACGGCGCCTACGGCGCGGGTGCCGCCGCCCTGGCCGGCACCGCCGCGAGCTGGGACCGGCTCACCGGAGCCGACATCCCCGGCCGTGACGACGGCTCCCTCGTCGTCGCCACGCTGGGCTCCGCCTTCGACCAGGCCGCCGTCCGCACCCTCAGCGAGGGCTTCCGGAAGCTGCATCCCGACATCAGGCTCCGGATCAACGCGGTGCAGGCCGTCGACTGGTCGGACTTCTTCGCGAAGATCCTCACCCAGATCGCGGCGGGCAGCGCCCCCGACCTGGTCTACGTCGCCACCGAGGGCGTCCAGTTGTTCGCCCAGCGCCTCGGCGTGCCGCTGGACCGCTGGGTGAAGCGGGACGCGGCCGAGCTGCGCGAGTACTTCGCCGATGTCCACCCCTCGCTGGTGGAGTCGATGATGTACGAGGGGAGCCTGTACCAGCTGCCGGTCGAGTTCAACGCGGCCGACATGTATCTCAACAAGCAGGTGCTGAAGCGGGCGGGCGCGGACCTCCCGCCCGCCGACTGGACGCACGACGACTTCACCGCGCTGCTGCGGGACATGAAGCGCTCCAGCGGCTCCCACTTCACGCCGTACTTCTGGACCAACCGGCTGTGGGGCGGCGTGGTGCCCTGGCTGTTCGCGAACGGCACCAACCTGCTCGCCGAGTCCAAGGCGCCCGGCGGCTCCTGGCTCTGGGACACCTTCTACCCGGCCGCCGAGCGACGCGGGCGCGGAGGCGGCTTCCGATGGACCACCCCGCAGGCCACCGGCATTCGCGTGGAGGAGGCGTACGACTACCTCGCCTCCCTCATCCAGGAGGACCTGTGCACCCGCCCCGAGGGCGGCAACGGCAGCAACCTCGTCGGCGTGTTCTCCACCGGCCGGGTCGGCGTCACGCCCGCGGGCGGATTCTGGGCCGGCGGTCTGCATCTGGCGGGCATGAAGCCCACCGGCTACGACGTGCAGTACTTCCCGCGTTGGCGCACCCAGCGCCACCAGTTCGGCGCGGCCGGCTACGCGTTGCTGCGCACGTCCAAGAAGCAGGACGAGGCCTGGCAGTTCATCAAGTACGCCGCCCGCAAGGACACCCTGACCCAGCTCTTCCAGGGCAACCAGACCACCCCGGCGCGCCGTTCGATGCTGACCGGTGCCCGCTACCAGGAGACCGGCCCGGCGCACTGGCAGGTCTTCTACGACACCCTCGACAAGTTCCCCGACACCGGGCCCATCCCCGCGCCGCCACAGGTCGCCGAGGTCGAGCAGGTGCTTCTCAAGCACACCGGTACCGCCCTGGCCTCCCCGCGGACGGTGCGTCCCGCGCTGCGCCGGATGCAGGACGACCTGGAGAAGGCCATGGAGCGTGACGTATGA
- a CDS encoding glycoside hydrolase family 32 protein codes for MRGLSRRALFAGSAAGAAAVALPAAPAAARPKGARSGVSYRAEYHFTVPDAWKNDPQRPVWIEGEYHYYYLYNADYFTGAVGTAWRLATSTDLVAFRDRGVAVPKDTTPNGDVWSGSAVLDADNTAGFGAGAVVVIATMSHDDGPTSQAQYLYYSTDGGRTFTNHGTDPVLPNPGVRDFRDPKVIRDEERDRWLMALAEGTKIGFYHSEDLKKWTYAGGFVKEGIGTLECPDLFRITAADGTATWVLGVSANGKGSGLPNTYAYWTGSFDGNAFTADAADPQWLDHGFDWYGAVTFEKRHADGSVDPRIRYAMGWLNNWDYPNITPTIDCDGFNGTDSIVREITLERAGSGTYYLASRPIAALDDHVSRTVRLGDLKVDGSRVLDYAGVAYELTCEISWDQLAGAGVQLRRSADGSRHIDAGVYGDYAFVNRRGAVNPDTSGKWQESHTPFDPSARKVKLRIFVDRTSVEVFVDDGRYVHSMEAFPYLVDTGLALFTIGGAAVFRNTVIREFTV; via the coding sequence ATGCGTGGGTTGTCCAGGAGAGCCTTGTTCGCCGGGTCGGCCGCGGGAGCGGCAGCCGTGGCGCTGCCCGCGGCGCCGGCCGCAGCCCGGCCCAAGGGCGCGAGATCCGGCGTGAGTTACCGCGCCGAGTACCACTTCACGGTCCCCGACGCGTGGAAGAACGATCCGCAGCGACCGGTCTGGATCGAAGGCGAGTATCACTACTACTACCTGTACAACGCGGACTACTTCACCGGAGCCGTCGGCACCGCCTGGCGTCTGGCCACCAGCACCGACCTGGTTGCCTTCCGGGACCGCGGGGTCGCTGTCCCCAAGGACACGACCCCCAACGGGGACGTCTGGTCGGGCTCCGCGGTTCTCGACGCGGACAACACCGCGGGCTTCGGCGCGGGCGCAGTCGTCGTCATCGCGACGATGTCCCACGACGACGGTCCCACCTCACAGGCGCAGTACCTGTACTACTCCACCGACGGCGGCCGCACCTTCACCAACCACGGCACCGATCCGGTCCTGCCCAACCCAGGCGTGCGCGACTTCCGTGATCCCAAGGTGATCCGGGACGAGGAGCGCGACCGGTGGTTGATGGCGCTCGCCGAGGGCACGAAGATCGGCTTCTACCACTCCGAGGACCTCAAGAAGTGGACGTACGCGGGCGGCTTCGTCAAGGAGGGGATCGGGACGCTGGAGTGCCCCGACCTGTTCCGCATCACGGCGGCGGACGGTACGGCGACGTGGGTCCTGGGCGTGAGCGCGAACGGCAAGGGCTCGGGGCTGCCGAACACATACGCGTACTGGACGGGCTCCTTCGACGGAAACGCCTTCACCGCCGACGCCGCCGACCCGCAGTGGCTCGACCACGGCTTCGACTGGTACGGAGCCGTCACCTTCGAGAAGCGGCACGCCGACGGCTCCGTCGACCCGCGCATCCGGTACGCCATGGGCTGGCTGAACAACTGGGACTACCCGAACATCACGCCCACGATCGACTGCGACGGCTTCAACGGCACCGACTCCATCGTCCGCGAGATCACGCTCGAGCGTGCCGGTTCCGGCACGTACTACCTGGCCTCGCGGCCGATCGCCGCCCTGGACGACCACGTCTCGCGCACGGTGCGCCTCGGCGACCTGAAGGTCGACGGGAGCCGAGTGCTGGACTACGCCGGCGTCGCCTACGAGCTCACCTGCGAGATCAGCTGGGACCAACTCGCTGGAGCGGGGGTGCAGTTGCGCCGCTCTGCCGACGGCAGCCGGCACATCGACGCGGGCGTCTACGGCGACTACGCGTTCGTCAATCGGCGCGGCGCCGTCAACCCCGACACCTCCGGCAAGTGGCAGGAGAGCCACACCCCGTTCGACCCGTCCGCGCGCAAGGTAAAGCTACGGATCTTCGTGGACCGCACGTCCGTCGAGGTGTTCGTCGACGACGGCCGGTACGTGCACTCGATGGAGGCGTTCCCCTACCTCGTCGACACCGGCCTCGCGCTGTTCACGATCGGTGGTGCGGCAGTGTTCCGGAACACGGTGATACGGGAGTTCACGGTGTGA
- a CDS encoding carboxypeptidase-like regulatory domain-containing protein produces MRTPPPGANGQITGVVCGPGPDSPLPGAVLRAVDPRGTVVAYATTGHDGRFQLAGLPHHLSTATRAEASPDPPDPHVRPGATLHLELDGTWS; encoded by the coding sequence GTGCGGACGCCACCCCCCGGGGCGAACGGGCAGATCACCGGCGTGGTCTGCGGACCGGGCCCGGACAGCCCACTGCCCGGGGCGGTGCTACGAGCCGTCGATCCGAGGGGCACGGTGGTGGCGTACGCGACCACCGGCCACGACGGCCGGTTCCAGCTGGCCGGCCTGCCCCACCACCTCTCCACGGCAACCAGGGCCGAAGCCTCGCCGGACCCGCCGGACCCGCACGTCCGGCCAGGCGCCACATTGCACCTCGAGCTGGACGGCACATGGTCATGA